AACCTAGAACGTTACACCAAAGGCGTATATTGTCAAAAATGTCCCCTCTACGGTCATTGTGATTTTGAAGGCAGTTATGAACAATTAGAACAGCGACTTTTCCCCAAAGGACAATTCAACAAACAACCCAACAGCCAAAGTTGGCAACGTGGGAAAAAGAAGTAGTTAGTTGACAGTTGACAGTTATCAGTTGTTCTCCTCATCTCCCACCCTGCGGGAAGCTAAAGCTACATCTCCCTCATCTCCCCACTCCCTCAACTATGACCAAACCAATAATATGGATACATGGCGACTGTCTCAGTCCCTACAACCCAGCTTTACAAGAATACCCAGATGCGCCTGTTATTTGGGTTTGGGATGATGCTTTGATAGAAGAATGGCAATTAAGCCTTAAACGCATCACGTTTATTTATGAATGTTTGCTAGAGTTACCTGTAGAAATTCGCCGTGGGAATGTGGCACAAGAAATTGTGTTATTTGCCAAAGAAAACAATGCTGATTTAGTAGTGACAGCAGATAGCCCTAGCCCTAGATTTGATGATATATGTGATGAAATTGAGCGTTCTATAAAAGTGGAAGTGTTGGAAGTAGAACCGTTTTTTGACTATGACGGTTACATCGACTTGAAGCGATTCTCTCGATATTGGAAGGTAGCTGAAAAGTACTTATTTGAATAAAGTACATTTTAGCGTTATTCCAACAAACTGGTTATCATTATCAATGTTTTTTAATTACCTGCATAAAACTTTAACTACACCAATTGATGAAGTATCTAAAAACAGAAATCCATGTAATTCTATATTGATAGCTTTTTGGTTAAATCTAAGCTTAGTATTTGCCATAGCTTATGGTATTCTAGCGCTACAAAAAGCTTTTAGGGGAGAGTATATAGCTCAAGATGATGCCAGAGAATACGTGTTTTGGATGCAACGATTTGTTGATGCTGAGTTATTCCCTGGTGATTTAATTGCCGATTATTTCCAATTTATTACTCCTATTGGATACGCCACTTTATATAAAGTAATGGCTTATCTTGGTATAACTCCACTTTTGTTTAGTAAATTATTACCGCTTATTTTAGGATTAGTTGGTACTGTCTATTGTTTTTATCTATGCTTAGAAATTTGTCCAATTCCAGGTTTTGCGTTTATTACTACATTATTACTTAACCAAAGTCTTGGATTTAAAAGTGAGTTGGTTTCAGCTACGCCAAAGTCTTTTATTTATCCGTTGTTGTTGGCGTTATTTTACTATCTATTACAGGGTTCTTTACTCAGAGTTTGCTTAATAATTATTTTAGAAATATTATTTTATCCTCTGCTGATATTTATTTCTTTAGGACTAGTCTTAATTCGGTTACGTCATAATTATCGATGGCTTTGTAGCATATTACTATTAATATTTTTATTATTGTTACCTTATGCTTTTAATCATTCTCAATTTGGTTCAGTCGTTACAAGCAGTCAAGCTTGGATAATGCCGGAACATTGGACACAAGGAAGACATCCTTTTTTTGATAAAAATCCGTGGAAATTTTGGTTGATTGGACAACATAGTGGTATATTACCGCCGTTGTTGCCGCCTCTAATATGGCTAGGTTTATTTTTACCAATAGTACGGAAAAAACTTAGGGCTTTTTCTGTTGTCAAGTTAGTCAATAATAAAGTAACAATAATACCACAAATTATTATCGTATCTTTGGTATTATATATTACTGCTCACGCTGTTTTTTTGAAGTTGTTTTTTCCTACACGCTACATAGTACATACGTTCCGAATTGTGCTAGCGATCGCCGCAGGTATTACATTAACTGCAATTTTAGATTGGCTGTTTTATAACTATCAACAAAAACGCCAATTTTGGCAGCCAATATTAGCAGTTATTTTAGTTGGTGGTTTGTTAATATACCCAAATATTTCTGGGCGTTTTCCTACAACTGATTATCGGCTATCTGAAGCATCAGCATTATATAAATTTCTACAACAACAACCCAAAGATAGCCTGATTGCAACTATCTCTGATGAGGCAGACAATATTCCTACTTTTGCCCAAAGACCGATTTTAGTAGGTAGGGAATATGCTTTGCCTTTTCATTTAGGTTACTATCGCCAAATTCGCCAACGAACTATTGATTTAATTCAGGCTCAATACAGTCCTGATTTGACTGTAGCAAAGCAATTAATTCAAAAATACGGGGTAGATTTCTGGCTATTAGAAAATAATTCTTTTGAGAGTGAGTATTTAACAAGTAAACTCTGGCTGAAAAGTTTTCAACCAGTATTTTCAGAGGCTTTGAACAATTTGTCTGTAGGAATTACACCTGCATTAGCGAATTTAACAAAGCAGTGTTCAGTTTTGGAGTCAGCAAACACTATCCTATTAAAATCAGAATGTGTTTTGCATCCACCGCAAAATCATTAGACCTCTTGCATTCTAACTATCACGTTTGAAAAGCTGATTCAGTGAATTTATGTATGTTAATAGATTTTAGCGATCGCGCACTAACAGCAAATCAAAATTCCAGACTTAAAACTTTATTTAGTAGTTTGTGATTATTATAGTAATTACACCTGTGCATCTAGCAAAAGCCGTTTATCTTATCCTCATTGCCCTAAAGCCATGTCAGTTGCTCAAGACTTGGAACCAGTGAAAGATATAATATTTCCACCAGGAGATATATATAGTGACGAACCACCGTTGGAAAGCGATTTACATCTACACCAGATTATTCTTTTATTGAAGTGCTTAGAATTGTGGTGGCAAAACCGCAATGATTTTTATGCGGCTGGGAATCTGACAATTTACTATAGCCAGCGTCAACTTAAATCAGAAGAATTTCGCGGGCCAGACTTTTTTGTAGTGTTAGGATGCGAACGCAAACCGCGCAAGAGTTGGGTAGTATGGCAAGAAAACGGTCAATACCCCAACAT
Above is a genomic segment from Nostoc sp. MS1 containing:
- a CDS encoding universal stress protein — translated: MTKPIIWIHGDCLSPYNPALQEYPDAPVIWVWDDALIEEWQLSLKRITFIYECLLELPVEIRRGNVAQEIVLFAKENNADLVVTADSPSPRFDDICDEIERSIKVEVLEVEPFFDYDGYIDLKRFSRYWKVAEKYLFE